The proteins below are encoded in one region of Levilactobacillus namurensis:
- a CDS encoding serine hydrolase produces MNKRNLGHWVMLIVVILGIGGLVYGMHQLDANDQQQVTATNRQHAKATRTALAKDAAESKAARRHQVTAFDRANKGQQTPLLTAEITRQLKAKKFVGTALVVKNDRVVYQKAYGYADRARNRKNTVKSQYLINSIQKSLTGQLVMRAVQAGQLRLTDKLSQYYPRIKHSDQVTIRQMLDMTGGLTGNMAPTTTLTEKQAYQYAAQNAQVVPAKLGRFDYQPISYVLLAGILHQVTHQSYYRLFYQQIVTPLDLNHTSFAQLRRSAKHRILGYGGTAPRQYTHPHTPSATDMAAQIATGNATMSAGDLFRAERAIIQGTLLPTPAGAQVLHQATTNLHYTGGMYHFDQLGYYGHGMGDYYESTFVMSRNGRTGVVLLSNNFKKKTMYPKWSTEQVAMDLFERVNAAKHLK; encoded by the coding sequence TTGAATAAACGAAATCTAGGACATTGGGTGATGTTGATCGTCGTGATTTTGGGAATCGGCGGTCTGGTTTACGGGATGCATCAGCTCGATGCCAATGACCAACAACAAGTAACGGCAACTAACCGGCAACATGCGAAAGCTACCCGGACAGCCTTGGCTAAGGATGCGGCGGAAAGTAAGGCTGCGCGGCGCCACCAAGTCACCGCCTTCGACCGGGCGAATAAGGGGCAACAGACGCCGCTTTTGACCGCGGAAATCACGCGCCAACTGAAGGCTAAAAAGTTTGTGGGGACCGCGTTAGTGGTGAAGAATGACCGGGTCGTGTACCAGAAAGCTTATGGATACGCTGACCGGGCTCGGAACCGGAAAAATACGGTCAAGTCCCAGTACTTGATCAACTCGATTCAGAAATCGTTGACCGGGCAACTGGTGATGCGGGCGGTTCAAGCCGGCCAGTTACGGTTGACGGATAAGCTGAGCCAGTATTATCCCCGGATCAAGCACAGTGACCAGGTAACGATTCGGCAAATGCTGGATATGACGGGGGGCCTCACGGGCAACATGGCGCCCACCACAACCTTAACGGAAAAGCAAGCCTACCAGTACGCCGCTCAAAATGCGCAAGTTGTGCCGGCTAAGCTGGGCCGGTTTGACTATCAACCCATCAGTTACGTGTTATTGGCGGGAATCTTACACCAGGTGACCCATCAATCCTATTATCGGTTGTTCTATCAGCAGATAGTCACGCCGTTGGACTTGAATCATACCAGTTTCGCGCAACTACGGCGGTCCGCTAAGCACCGGATTTTAGGATACGGTGGGACGGCACCGCGGCAGTACACACATCCGCATACGCCGAGTGCGACGGATATGGCGGCGCAGATTGCGACTGGGAATGCGACCATGAGTGCTGGGGACCTCTTTCGAGCAGAACGGGCCATCATTCAGGGCACGCTCTTGCCAACGCCGGCGGGGGCCCAAGTCCTGCACCAGGCCACGACGAATCTGCATTACACGGGTGGCATGTACCATTTCGACCAGTTAGGGTATTACGGTCACGGGATGGGGGACTATTATGAAAGTACGTTCGTGATGAGCCGGAATGGCCGGACGGGCGTGGTTCTCCTCTCAAATAACTTTAAGAAGAAGACCATGTATCCCAAGTGGTCAACGGAACAAGTGGCCATGGACCTCTTTGAACGGGTCAACGCCGCTAAGCACCTTAAATAA
- a CDS encoding 2,3-diphosphoglycerate-dependent phosphoglycerate mutase yields MATLVILRHGESVANRDNVFTGWSDVPLTSKGREQARIAGQAIARTGLQFGALHTSMLQRAIVTANLVLEQIDQLYIPEYKSWRLNERHYGALRGHNKDQVRDQVGDRQVKIWRRSFDVVPPLLEQVDQDRRYDRFGPHIEPRGESLEMAYHRLMPYWVDQVAPRLLAGQNQLIVAHGSTLRALIKYLDRVPDADISQVEVANGEPIRYEFDDHLKILKKTLL; encoded by the coding sequence ATGGCAACGCTAGTGATTTTACGGCACGGCGAAAGTGTCGCCAATCGAGATAACGTCTTTACGGGATGGAGCGACGTTCCGCTGACATCCAAGGGTCGCGAACAGGCCCGCATTGCGGGGCAAGCGATTGCCCGGACCGGACTGCAGTTTGGGGCGTTGCACACGTCGATGCTTCAGCGCGCCATTGTGACGGCCAACCTGGTGTTGGAGCAGATCGACCAGTTATATATTCCGGAGTATAAATCTTGGCGACTGAACGAGCGCCACTACGGTGCGTTACGAGGCCACAATAAGGACCAGGTCCGCGACCAGGTCGGGGACCGACAAGTGAAGATCTGGCGGCGGAGCTTTGACGTGGTCCCGCCCCTCTTGGAGCAGGTGGACCAAGACCGGCGCTACGACCGCTTCGGCCCGCACATCGAGCCTCGAGGAGAAAGTCTGGAGATGGCTTACCACCGGCTGATGCCGTACTGGGTCGACCAGGTCGCTCCTCGGTTGTTGGCGGGGCAGAATCAATTGATCGTTGCCCATGGCAGTACCTTACGGGCCCTGATCAAGTACTTGGATCGGGTCCCCGACGCCGACATTAGTCAGGTCGAGGTTGCGAACGGGGAACCCATTCGCTACGAGTTTGACGACCACTTGAAAATCTTGAAAAAAACGCTTTTATAA
- a CDS encoding AEC family transporter, whose translation MAVFIRSVSGVLIILVMIGLGYVLSRRGWFDDQAPKLIARLVTQIALPAYMISTITTKFSATTLKETLPDLRFPVLSMLIMFGLSIIAFHLFRINPKHRGLFESMFLNSNTVFVGLPVNEALFGPKSLPFVLVYYMANTTFFWTLGVYLIQRDGQGAGQFNLKTTLQKIFSPPLLGFIVGVILVLLNIQLPHWIMQDFQYVGGLTIPLSMIFIGTAIAGAGLQNIRVNRDSLGILLGRFIVAPVLMGCLVLPTGMPLLMKQVFILQAAMPVMTNAPVVSKLYHADSDYAAIMVTETTLLSLVVIPILMVIVQHVA comes from the coding sequence ATGGCCGTATTCATTCGAAGTGTTTCGGGTGTTTTGATTATTCTCGTGATGATTGGGCTGGGCTACGTGTTATCCCGGCGTGGGTGGTTTGACGATCAAGCACCTAAGTTGATTGCCCGCTTGGTCACCCAGATTGCGTTACCGGCTTATATGATTAGTACGATTACGACCAAGTTTTCGGCGACAACGTTGAAAGAGACCTTGCCTGACCTGCGCTTTCCGGTCCTATCGATGCTGATCATGTTCGGGCTATCGATCATTGCGTTCCATCTGTTTCGGATCAATCCTAAACACCGGGGATTATTTGAGTCCATGTTTTTGAATTCGAACACGGTGTTTGTGGGGCTACCGGTCAACGAAGCGTTGTTCGGGCCCAAAAGTCTGCCATTCGTGCTGGTCTACTACATGGCCAACACCACGTTCTTCTGGACGCTTGGGGTCTATCTGATTCAACGCGATGGCCAGGGAGCGGGTCAATTTAACCTGAAGACCACGTTGCAGAAGATCTTCTCACCGCCCCTGTTAGGCTTCATCGTGGGGGTCATCTTGGTCCTGCTAAACATTCAGTTACCTCACTGGATCATGCAAGACTTCCAGTACGTGGGCGGTTTGACGATTCCGTTGTCGATGATCTTCATTGGAACGGCGATTGCGGGCGCGGGCTTGCAGAATATTCGGGTGAACCGGGATAGCCTAGGCATCTTGCTGGGACGCTTCATCGTCGCTCCCGTGTTGATGGGCTGCTTGGTTCTGCCAACGGGGATGCCGCTATTAATGAAGCAAGTCTTCATCTTACAGGCGGCGATGCCGGTGATGACCAATGCACCCGTAGTCTCTAAGCTGTACCATGCGGACTCGGATTACGCGGCCATCATGGTGACGGAGACCACGTTGTTGAGCTTAGTGGTGATTCCAATCTTGATGGTGATTGTGCAGCACGTGGCTTAA
- a CDS encoding LCP family protein, with product MPKNNESNRQRSPEDFEQVYDRRSDYNSHFKHPQVHPHRPLLWVIVAILLVFLGGGLAYGYHAWTSAKKTFDQTYQSSGVSKSRNISAVLKENKPFSILLLGTDTGALGRSDVGRTDTMMVATINPTTETAYLTSIPRDTRVTVGSGANASIQKINAAYTIGGPSGAVQTVENLLDVPIDFYAIVNMGGLEKMVNAVGGVDVTPPLTFKYAQADVKKGVKTHLNGKQALSYSRMRYDDPQGDYGRQKRQRQVLQKLVVKAAGLSSITRYQQILTSLKGNLKTDLSFDDLMQIRAKYGDASHHIKSETLQGDDAMIDGIAFQVAPNKELKRVSNHIRKTLDLEPTTKFTTDALNASQDTTGTGTGY from the coding sequence ATGCCCAAAAATAATGAAAGTAACCGGCAACGGTCACCGGAGGACTTCGAACAAGTCTATGATCGGCGTAGCGACTATAACTCACACTTCAAACATCCCCAGGTTCATCCCCACCGCCCACTCCTGTGGGTCATCGTGGCAATCCTGCTGGTCTTCCTAGGGGGCGGACTAGCTTACGGTTACCACGCTTGGACCTCGGCCAAAAAGACCTTTGACCAGACCTACCAGTCTTCTGGTGTGTCCAAGAGCCGTAACATCTCGGCCGTGTTAAAGGAAAACAAGCCGTTCTCGATTCTCCTCCTGGGAACCGACACGGGGGCTCTGGGACGGTCTGACGTGGGTCGGACCGATACCATGATGGTCGCCACCATCAACCCCACCACGGAAACGGCCTACCTGACCAGTATTCCCCGGGATACCCGGGTAACGGTGGGCTCCGGCGCGAACGCGTCCATCCAGAAGATCAACGCTGCCTACACGATTGGCGGGCCCAGCGGTGCGGTACAGACCGTGGAAAACCTGTTAGATGTGCCGATCGACTTCTACGCCATCGTCAACATGGGCGGGCTGGAAAAGATGGTCAACGCGGTGGGTGGCGTCGACGTGACACCGCCACTGACCTTCAAGTACGCCCAAGCCGACGTCAAGAAGGGCGTCAAGACCCACTTGAACGGGAAGCAGGCTCTATCGTACTCCCGGATGCGCTACGATGATCCCCAAGGCGATTACGGCCGGCAAAAGCGGCAACGCCAAGTTCTCCAGAAACTAGTGGTCAAGGCGGCGGGGTTATCCTCCATCACCCGGTACCAGCAGATTCTAACGTCCCTCAAGGGGAACCTGAAGACGGACCTGAGCTTTGACGATCTGATGCAGATTCGGGCTAAGTACGGTGACGCCTCGCACCACATCAAGTCAGAGACCTTACAGGGGGACGACGCCATGATCGATGGAATCGCCTTCCAGGTCGCGCCGAATAAGGAACTTAAGCGTGTTTCTAACCACATTCGGAAGACCCTAGACCTCGAACCAACGACCAAGTTCACCACGGACGCGTTAAATGCTTCGCAGGATACCACCGGAACGGGAACTGGTTACTAA
- a CDS encoding metal ABC transporter solute-binding protein, Zn/Mn family, which yields MFARFPRLTHLWRLLPLLAILLLAGCQSTQKSAASRTSTTKPIHVVTSLDFYGEVAQAVLGQHGTVDTIIKSASVDPHDFEPTPQNATTVSHATLVLGNGLGYDAWLGKLVASDQNAPKYLRVGEDVLGLKTGANEHVWYRPETMPKLATALAQQFGKQAPKYRTYYQKRARAYQQQLKPLQRQIKQLQRSRQTQPVIASEPVFDTALQALGYHRISDRFEKAVENGTDPAPRDLQRLQTAIRHRKVAFLVNNQQASSPTVKQLVRLAKQSQVPVLNVTETKPQGQTYVEWMSQQYTNLARIQADQH from the coding sequence ATGTTTGCACGTTTTCCGCGTCTTACCCATCTCTGGCGGTTGCTTCCCCTACTGGCCATCTTGTTGCTAGCCGGGTGCCAGTCCACCCAGAAATCCGCCGCCTCACGGACCAGCACCACGAAACCGATCCACGTAGTCACCAGCTTGGACTTCTACGGCGAAGTCGCTCAGGCCGTCCTAGGCCAACACGGGACCGTCGACACCATCATCAAGAGTGCCAGTGTGGACCCCCATGATTTCGAACCCACCCCACAAAACGCCACGACCGTGAGTCACGCGACCCTGGTCCTGGGTAACGGACTGGGCTACGACGCTTGGCTGGGCAAGCTGGTCGCCAGTGACCAGAACGCCCCCAAGTATCTACGCGTGGGCGAAGATGTCCTGGGCTTAAAGACCGGGGCGAACGAACACGTCTGGTACCGTCCAGAAACCATGCCCAAGCTCGCCACTGCATTGGCCCAGCAATTCGGTAAACAGGCCCCCAAGTACCGGACCTATTACCAAAAACGGGCTCGGGCCTACCAGCAACAGCTCAAGCCCCTCCAACGCCAGATTAAGCAATTACAACGTTCCCGGCAGACGCAACCGGTCATTGCTAGCGAACCCGTCTTCGATACCGCGCTACAGGCCCTGGGGTATCACCGTATCAGCGACCGGTTCGAAAAGGCCGTGGAGAACGGTACGGACCCCGCTCCCCGGGACCTACAGCGCCTGCAAACGGCGATCCGTCACCGTAAAGTGGCCTTCTTGGTCAACAACCAACAAGCCAGTTCTCCCACGGTCAAGCAACTGGTCCGCCTCGCTAAACAATCGCAAGTCCCCGTCCTGAACGTGACCGAGACCAAGCCCCAGGGTCAGACCTACGTGGAATGGATGTCCCAGCAATACACGAACTTAGCCCGGATTCAAGCCGACCAGCACTAA
- a CDS encoding EAL domain-containing protein has protein sequence MPTYRFFVQPQIDQDAQRVIGYEALLRQQVNRNWVLPASFTAISVTDQIKLLAETATMLNVAASQQTLAFNLNNAQFHDPRTLGAIVLFKKQFTNVDLTIELTEAPQLDELTRFSTVLHQYGIQLIIDDVGTGSNTYANIRNLLPFVDEIKFAMQNLRATHRDQRIPYELAFWSQIARTFRLRMILEGVENAADQALAKRFGISIHQGYLYGKPSLPA, from the coding sequence ATGCCGACCTATCGTTTTTTCGTCCAACCCCAAATCGATCAGGACGCGCAACGGGTGATTGGATATGAGGCCCTCTTACGTCAACAGGTCAACCGAAACTGGGTATTACCCGCCTCATTTACGGCGATTTCGGTGACCGACCAGATCAAGCTGTTAGCTGAGACGGCCACGATGTTAAACGTCGCCGCCAGTCAGCAAACCCTGGCCTTCAACCTCAACAACGCCCAATTTCACGACCCCCGGACTCTGGGGGCCATCGTCCTCTTCAAAAAGCAATTCACTAACGTGGACTTGACCATTGAATTGACCGAAGCCCCCCAGCTGGACGAACTAACGCGCTTTAGCACGGTCCTGCACCAATACGGTATCCAACTGATCATCGACGATGTGGGCACCGGTTCCAACACGTACGCCAACATCCGGAACCTCCTCCCCTTCGTGGACGAAATCAAGTTTGCCATGCAGAACCTGCGGGCCACCCATCGTGACCAGCGGATTCCTTACGAACTGGCCTTCTGGTCCCAGATTGCCCGAACGTTCCGGTTACGGATGATCTTGGAGGGAGTCGAAAACGCCGCCGACCAAGCACTGGCCAAGCGGTTCGGAATCTCCATCCACCAAGGGTACCTATACGGTAAACCCAGCTTACCAGCTTAG
- a CDS encoding PTS system mannose/fructose/sorbose family transporter subunit IID produces the protein MPTKTPQTLTLGDQLKIFGRSGLEQAAWNYPRLQNLGFCYIMIPAIERLYADKADRQAAATRHLASFNTMPYMQSLITGVTLSLEEQHARGDAVSAADINAMKVGMMGSLAGVADPVWWGTWRPILSAFAASLALSGFGIVGPLVFFIAWNLVRLGFRWWAQRWGYQQGLHVIDYLGSGILQKLTLGASIVGMFVMGALVPRWVRVQLQFSWTTSTHTDYTLQKVLNQLMPGLIPLVLTLGCVWLLRHHVKPSWLLGGVLVISLVGYALGLLN, from the coding sequence ATGCCAACCAAAACACCCCAGACGTTAACGCTGGGAGATCAATTGAAGATTTTTGGCCGCTCTGGTCTGGAACAGGCCGCGTGGAACTACCCGCGCCTCCAGAACTTGGGGTTTTGCTATATCATGATTCCCGCCATCGAGCGGTTATATGCGGATAAAGCAGACCGACAAGCCGCGGCGACCCGGCATCTGGCGTCCTTCAACACCATGCCCTACATGCAGTCGTTGATTACCGGGGTGACCCTGTCCTTAGAGGAGCAACATGCCCGGGGGGACGCCGTCTCAGCGGCGGATATTAACGCCATGAAAGTGGGGATGATGGGCTCGTTGGCTGGCGTGGCGGACCCCGTGTGGTGGGGAACTTGGCGCCCAATTTTGAGTGCCTTTGCGGCCAGCCTGGCGCTAAGTGGCTTTGGCATCGTGGGCCCGCTGGTCTTCTTTATCGCGTGGAACTTAGTCCGGTTAGGCTTTCGCTGGTGGGCCCAGCGCTGGGGGTACCAGCAGGGCCTGCACGTGATCGATTATCTGGGCAGTGGGATTCTCCAGAAGCTGACGTTGGGCGCCTCCATCGTGGGGATGTTTGTCATGGGTGCCTTAGTCCCGCGGTGGGTTCGGGTCCAGTTGCAATTCAGCTGGACCACCAGCACCCATACGGATTACACTTTGCAGAAAGTTCTCAACCAACTGATGCCGGGGCTAATTCCCTTGGTCTTGACGCTAGGCTGCGTCTGGCTACTACGCCACCACGTGAAGCCGTCCTGGTTGTTGGGCGGTGTACTGGTTATTAGTCTGGTGGGCTATGCACTGGGGTTGTTAAACTAG
- a CDS encoding mannose/fructose/sorbose family PTS transporter subunit IIC, producing MTGAIIAILIIAFLAGIEGVADEWEFQQPIVACTLVGLAVGQPLSGVTLGATLQLVTLGWMNIGAAVAPDPALAAVVAAWWVSGPAHLPVAAGVILALPLAWVGQVLTRLLRRLIVPLVAQADQAAAVGDLHRITRLHLYSAALQGLRVMLPTAVLLLIPASVLRQGYQWLPTSVHGGLRVAASMLAVVSFAIVINMMATKQVWPFFFLGFALATDQHLSLIALGMIGVALALIYVSIQPTGRGPQPPTGGQSGDTTEDELDRELDDL from the coding sequence GTGACCGGAGCTATCATTGCTATCTTAATCATTGCCTTTCTCGCGGGAATCGAGGGCGTCGCCGACGAGTGGGAATTCCAGCAACCTATCGTGGCCTGTACCTTGGTGGGCCTGGCGGTAGGCCAACCGTTAAGTGGCGTGACGTTAGGAGCCACGTTACAGCTGGTCACACTGGGCTGGATGAATATCGGTGCGGCCGTTGCCCCAGACCCCGCGTTAGCCGCTGTAGTTGCGGCTTGGTGGGTCAGTGGCCCGGCGCACTTGCCGGTGGCTGCGGGCGTGATCTTAGCGTTACCCCTAGCCTGGGTCGGACAGGTCTTGACCCGGCTCTTACGCCGCTTGATCGTCCCGTTGGTTGCCCAAGCGGATCAGGCCGCGGCGGTGGGGGACCTGCACCGCATCACGCGGTTACACCTGTATAGCGCGGCGTTGCAGGGCCTGCGGGTCATGTTGCCTACGGCGGTGTTGCTGTTGATTCCAGCGTCCGTTCTCCGTCAAGGGTACCAGTGGTTGCCCACCTCCGTTCACGGGGGCCTGCGGGTCGCCGCCAGTATGTTGGCGGTGGTCAGCTTCGCTATCGTGATCAACATGATGGCGACCAAGCAGGTCTGGCCGTTCTTCTTCCTGGGCTTCGCGCTTGCCACGGATCAGCATCTCAGCCTGATTGCGTTAGGCATGATTGGCGTGGCGCTAGCCTTGATTTATGTCTCGATTCAACCCACGGGGCGGGGACCGCAACCGCCGACGGGAGGCCAATCTGGGGACACCACGGAAGATGAACTCGACCGGGAATTAGACGACTTGTAG
- a CDS encoding PTS sugar transporter subunit IIB — protein MTMAIQLARVDDRLLHGQVATVWTKAIRPNRILVVSDNVAQDHLRKLLIMQAAPPEVKANVITVAKMVQIYRDARFDQFRPLVLTETLGEMAELAAQGIDLTETGVNVGNLAYTVHKTMLTPSVAADTADVTAAQQLVAAGVNVYTQTVPTDRQQAFLTLATKQGLTAN, from the coding sequence ATGACAATGGCGATTCAACTGGCACGCGTGGATGACCGGCTTTTGCATGGCCAGGTGGCGACCGTGTGGACCAAGGCGATTCGGCCCAACCGAATCCTGGTCGTCTCCGACAACGTGGCTCAAGACCACTTACGTAAATTATTGATTATGCAGGCCGCGCCACCGGAGGTCAAAGCCAACGTGATTACGGTGGCGAAGATGGTTCAGATCTATCGGGATGCCCGGTTTGACCAATTTCGGCCGCTAGTCTTAACGGAAACGTTGGGAGAAATGGCCGAGTTAGCGGCTCAGGGCATTGACCTGACTGAGACCGGTGTGAACGTGGGGAATCTGGCGTACACGGTTCATAAGACCATGTTGACCCCCAGTGTCGCGGCGGATACGGCGGACGTGACCGCCGCCCAGCAGTTGGTTGCGGCGGGCGTGAACGTCTATACGCAGACGGTGCCGACTGATCGGCAACAGGCATTTTTAACGTTAGCTACGAAGCAAGGGTTAACGGCGAATTAG
- a CDS encoding PTS sugar transporter subunit IIA, translating into MLAIIVTSHGEFARGILQSAEMIFGKAQKVVAVPLAAKEGVEDLVSHYRLAIQEMQPNDGVLFLVDLWGGSPFNAASRIVAEHPDQYGLLAGLNLPMLIEALALQQQPLADVIPHLERAAQGGIRHLDLQMDTGDDDLL; encoded by the coding sequence ATGCTGGCCATAATCGTAACCAGTCACGGGGAGTTTGCCCGGGGCATTCTACAGAGTGCCGAAATGATTTTCGGTAAGGCTCAGAAAGTCGTTGCCGTACCGTTGGCCGCTAAAGAAGGGGTCGAAGACCTGGTTAGCCACTACCGACTCGCGATTCAAGAAATGCAGCCGAACGATGGCGTGTTGTTTCTGGTTGATCTGTGGGGCGGGTCGCCGTTTAACGCGGCGAGTCGCATCGTAGCGGAACACCCGGATCAGTACGGCCTACTGGCAGGCTTGAACTTACCGATGTTGATCGAAGCCCTAGCGTTGCAACAACAGCCACTAGCCGATGTGATCCCGCACCTTGAGCGCGCGGCACAGGGGGGCATTCGGCACTTAGATTTACAGATGGACACGGGAGATGACGACTTACTATGA
- a CDS encoding HAD family hydrolase: protein MKNFIFDIDGTLLDTEAMYMKSLQAILHERGIEKPYAELATMFGIPSKDALLRLKVPDWPAVLKLWGPRTQEYRDTVAVYAGVKTALGQLMTLGSRLAVMTSKRQFEYDRDVVSEGLDDYFTVKVVAEDVAHGKPEPDGILLAMERLGVKPADTVYVGDTLYDQQAAHAAHVQFGFAAWNGTRPTNLTPDVSFLTPQAMVQLAQNS from the coding sequence ATGAAAAATTTTATCTTTGATATTGACGGAACGTTACTCGACACGGAAGCCATGTACATGAAGTCACTACAAGCGATTCTCCACGAACGGGGCATCGAGAAGCCCTACGCGGAACTGGCGACCATGTTCGGGATTCCCAGTAAGGATGCGTTGTTACGATTGAAGGTACCGGATTGGCCAGCGGTCTTGAAGTTGTGGGGGCCGCGAACGCAAGAGTACCGGGACACGGTAGCCGTCTACGCCGGCGTTAAGACAGCGCTCGGACAACTCATGACGTTAGGGTCTCGGTTAGCCGTGATGACCTCGAAGCGACAATTCGAATACGATCGCGACGTGGTGAGCGAAGGGTTGGATGACTACTTTACCGTGAAGGTGGTGGCCGAAGATGTGGCCCACGGCAAGCCGGAACCCGATGGTATCTTACTCGCGATGGAACGGCTAGGCGTGAAGCCGGCCGACACGGTTTACGTGGGGGATACCTTATACGATCAACAAGCGGCTCACGCGGCCCACGTGCAATTCGGCTTTGCCGCGTGGAACGGAACGCGGCCCACGAACCTAACGCCCGACGTCAGTTTCTTGACGCCACAAGCGATGGTGCAACTGGCACAAAATTCTTAG
- a CDS encoding MATE family efflux transporter, with translation MNDLTKGSPLKLIFFFTIPLLIGNLFQQLYNVSDTVVVGQTLGVKALAAVGATGSINFLIIGFAQGLTAGLAIITATRYGAGDLRGVRRSFAASIVISILMTILLTILSLTFVDPILKLMQTPASIYVNARIFIRTIFAGIFASMAFNLLSNIIRALGDSRTPLIFLVIGTVVNVALELLFILVFHMGVAGAGWATVISQVVASLLCIAYIVRSIPLLHITWDDFRVDVKELWDHFSTGMPMGFQLSIIAIGTMVMQAALNSLGTDSVAASTAASKVDQLCSLPMSSFGVTMATFAAQNFGAAKYGRILEGVKKTLWLSGTFAVAAGALVIFFGRPIVTLIIGTADEHVIQLSQTYFNIIGSTYLLLSVLFIIRNTLQGLGRRVLPTLAGVGELTMRVFAALFMVGAFGYAGAVSAEPLAWLGSCAILVPSWIRAVRQLRNLQRSEEVINDQDDHQSGTPVPADGTVPAPKFES, from the coding sequence ATGAACGACTTAACCAAGGGCAGTCCCCTCAAACTCATTTTCTTCTTTACCATCCCACTGTTGATTGGGAATTTATTCCAGCAATTATATAACGTTTCGGACACCGTGGTCGTCGGACAGACACTGGGCGTCAAGGCTTTAGCGGCCGTTGGGGCGACTGGCTCGATCAACTTCTTGATCATTGGTTTTGCGCAAGGACTTACCGCCGGCCTCGCCATCATCACGGCTACCCGGTACGGTGCCGGAGATCTGCGCGGCGTGCGGCGGTCGTTTGCCGCGAGCATTGTCATCTCGATTCTGATGACCATCCTGTTAACGATTCTGTCGTTGACCTTCGTGGATCCCATCTTGAAATTAATGCAGACGCCAGCGTCCATTTACGTGAACGCCCGGATCTTCATTCGGACCATCTTTGCCGGAATCTTCGCGTCGATGGCGTTCAACTTGCTGTCGAACATCATCCGGGCCTTAGGCGACTCGCGGACCCCGTTGATCTTCTTGGTCATCGGGACCGTGGTCAACGTGGCCTTGGAACTTCTGTTCATTCTGGTCTTCCATATGGGAGTGGCCGGTGCTGGGTGGGCGACCGTGATTTCACAAGTCGTCGCTTCGCTGCTATGTATCGCCTACATTGTCCGGTCAATTCCGCTCTTACACATCACCTGGGACGATTTCCGGGTCGACGTGAAGGAACTCTGGGACCACTTCTCAACTGGGATGCCAATGGGTTTCCAGCTCTCCATCATCGCGATTGGGACCATGGTGATGCAAGCGGCCTTGAACTCCTTAGGGACGGATTCTGTGGCGGCCTCGACGGCGGCTTCTAAGGTCGACCAACTCTGCTCGTTGCCGATGTCTTCGTTCGGGGTCACTATGGCGACCTTCGCAGCCCAAAACTTCGGGGCGGCCAAGTACGGCCGGATCCTAGAAGGGGTCAAGAAGACCCTGTGGCTGTCTGGGACCTTTGCCGTGGCAGCCGGTGCGTTGGTGATCTTCTTTGGACGGCCTATCGTCACGTTGATCATTGGGACGGCCGACGAACACGTGATTCAACTGTCACAGACCTACTTTAACATCATCGGAAGCACCTACCTGTTATTGAGTGTGCTGTTCATTATCCGAAACACCCTGCAGGGCCTGGGTCGGCGGGTCTTACCGACGTTGGCCGGTGTCGGAGAATTGACCATGCGGGTCTTCGCCGCACTGTTCATGGTGGGGGCCTTCGGGTATGCCGGTGCCGTTTCCGCGGAACCACTGGCTTGGCTGGGCTCCTGTGCAATTCTGGTGCCATCCTGGATTCGGGCGGTTCGGCAGTTGCGGAACCTGCAACGTTCTGAAGAGGTCATTAACGACCAAGACGACCACCAATCGGGAACGCCGGTGCCAGCCGATGGTACGGTTCCCGCACCGAAGTTTGAGTCGTAA